From the genome of Turicibacter faecis, one region includes:
- a CDS encoding Wzz/FepE/Etk N-terminal domain-containing protein, which produces MENTEYEIDLREIFGMLRKRWLMIASITLIAAILAAGVSFFLLKPQYEASTTMIVSYKQNQEALMDYNQLQMSQKLATTYSQIIKSNRIADKVIKKLDLDLSSKDLNSKISVSQVETTEIFKITVKDNDPELAALIANTEAEIFKQEINEMMKVDSVSTIDVAKVPESPVAPNKVMNIAIATVLGMMVSVGLVFVLEFLDRTYKTPSDIERHLGLPILGAIPDIKGL; this is translated from the coding sequence GTGGAGAATACGGAGTACGAAATTGATCTGCGTGAAATATTTGGAATGTTACGAAAACGATGGCTAATGATTGCCAGTATTACGTTAATCGCTGCGATATTGGCGGCAGGGGTTAGCTTCTTTTTGCTAAAACCACAATACGAGGCGTCAACAACTATGATCGTTAGTTACAAGCAAAATCAAGAAGCGTTGATGGATTATAATCAATTACAAATGAGTCAGAAGCTGGCTACAACTTATTCGCAAATTATTAAAAGTAATCGTATCGCGGATAAGGTGATTAAAAAACTGGATTTAGATTTATCTTCCAAAGATTTAAATTCCAAAATTTCAGTTTCTCAAGTAGAAACGACAGAGATTTTTAAAATTACAGTTAAAGACAACGATCCGGAGTTAGCTGCTTTAATTGCGAACACTGAAGCAGAAATCTTCAAACAAGAAATTAATGAGATGATGAAAGTGGATAGTGTATCAACAATCGATGTGGCAAAGGTTCCTGAAAGTCCGGTAGCTCCTAATAAAGTGATGAATATTGCGATTGCTACCGTGCTTGGAATGATGGTAAGTGTTGGTTTAGTTTTCGTTCTTGAGTTTTTAGACCGTACGTACAAAACGCCATCAGATATTGAACGTCACTTAGGATTACCAATTTTAGGGGCTATACCTGATATTAAAGGATTGTAG
- a CDS encoding sugar transferase encodes MENELAIQRQELVKTSICYVVLKRLMDIVGSLIGLILASPVMLIIAILIKIEDPKGPIFFSQVRNGEYPKTFKMYKFRSMYTDAEERLHELMHLNEQSGPAFKMKNDPRITKVGKFIRKTSLDELPQLFNVLKGDMSLVGPRPALPREVEQYTPYQMQRLLVKPGLTCIWQVSGRNNIGFDEWVELDIEYIKTRNLWLDIKLILLTIPAMLGDENAS; translated from the coding sequence ATGGAGAATGAATTAGCAATTCAACGTCAAGAATTAGTGAAGACAAGTATTTGCTATGTTGTATTAAAGCGTCTGATGGATATTGTTGGATCGTTAATTGGATTAATATTAGCATCTCCTGTGATGTTAATCATTGCAATCCTCATTAAAATTGAAGATCCTAAAGGGCCAATCTTTTTCTCTCAAGTGAGAAATGGCGAATATCCGAAGACATTTAAAATGTATAAGTTTAGAAGTATGTATACGGATGCAGAGGAGAGACTTCATGAATTAATGCATTTAAATGAACAAAGTGGCCCTGCCTTTAAAATGAAGAATGATCCGCGTATTACGAAGGTAGGAAAGTTTATTCGTAAGACAAGTTTGGATGAATTGCCACAACTGTTTAATGTATTAAAAGGTGATATGAGTTTAGTTGGACCGCGACCGGCTCTTCCACGAGAAGTAGAACAATATACGCCATATCAAATGCAACGATTACTTGTTAAGCCAGGTTTAACTTGTATTTGGCAGGTGAGTGGCCGTAATAACATTGGATTTGATGAATGGGTGGAACTTGATATCGAATACATTAAAACACGTAATTTATGGCTCGATATTAAATTAATTTTATTAACAATTCCGGCAATGCTCGGTGATGAAAATGCAAGTTAG
- a CDS encoding CpsD/CapB family tyrosine-protein kinase, with protein sequence MSLDLITHTNSKSPISEAYRTLRTNIQFSSVDKQIKTLMVTSSMMSEGKTTTITNLAETFAQAGNRVIIVDADLRRPRVHQVFAVSNQQGLTNVLAGQVGLKDVIKVSGSEINVLTSGPIPPNPSELLGSTKMQDLIKILSDNYDVVLIDAPPVNLVTDAAVLSTFVDGVILAIASGKTEIEAGKRAFKSLEAVNANVLGAVMTMMPVTKKGYYSYQYYSYEEGAENKKKRKLFGKKK encoded by the coding sequence ATGAGTTTAGATCTTATTACACATACGAATAGTAAGTCACCAATTTCGGAAGCCTATCGTACGTTAAGAACAAATATTCAATTTTCAAGTGTTGATAAACAGATTAAGACGTTAATGGTGACAAGTTCGATGATGTCGGAGGGGAAAACGACGACTATTACAAATTTAGCCGAGACTTTTGCTCAGGCGGGAAATCGCGTGATAATTGTTGATGCCGACTTGCGTCGCCCACGTGTACACCAAGTATTTGCGGTTTCGAATCAACAAGGGTTAACGAATGTGTTAGCAGGCCAAGTTGGATTAAAAGATGTAATCAAGGTTTCGGGAAGTGAGATTAATGTGCTAACTTCGGGACCAATTCCACCTAATCCATCGGAATTATTAGGATCAACAAAAATGCAAGATTTAATTAAAATCTTAAGTGATAATTATGATGTGGTGTTAATTGATGCACCTCCAGTTAACCTGGTAACGGATGCCGCCGTTTTATCAACCTTTGTTGATGGGGTGATTTTGGCGATTGCCTCAGGGAAAACAGAAATTGAGGCTGGAAAAAGGGCGTTTAAATCACTCGAAGCAGTTAATGCGAATGTGTTAGGGGCTGTCATGACGATGATGCCAGTCACAAAAAAAGGATATTATAGCTATCAATATTATAGCTATGAAGAAGGGGCAGAAAACAAAAAGAAACGAAAACTTTTTGGGAAAAAGAAATAA
- a CDS encoding DegT/DnrJ/EryC1/StrS family aminotransferase: MTRIYLASPHMSEEGYEQAYVKGAFDTNWVAPLGPNVNQFEQELADYVGVKSASALSSGTAAIHLGLKALGVKEGDTVFCSTLTFSASCNPILYLGATPVFIDSDAATWNMCPKALKKAFEDAIKRHQLPKAVVVVNLYGQSADMDLILELCQKYNVPILEDAAESLGSTYKGRMSGTIGDIGIYSFNGNKIITTSGGGMMVSNHEAYTKKATFWATQSREAERHYEHKEIGYNYRMSNVVAGIGRGQLKVLNERIVKKKEIYETYKEAFRDIEDIEMMNICDFGESNYWLSVMTLKETSQVKPMDIMLALEKENIESRPVWKPMHMQPVFKQYPFFTATDDQPVSEDYFKRGICLPSDTKMTAEQQQHVIDIIKGLFK; the protein is encoded by the coding sequence ATGACACGAATATATTTAGCGTCTCCTCATATGAGTGAGGAAGGGTACGAACAAGCATATGTTAAAGGGGCTTTTGATACGAACTGGGTGGCGCCACTCGGACCGAATGTGAATCAGTTTGAACAAGAATTAGCCGATTATGTCGGGGTGAAATCAGCCTCTGCTCTTTCGAGTGGAACCGCAGCGATTCATCTTGGATTAAAAGCATTAGGCGTTAAAGAAGGAGACACGGTGTTTTGTTCAACCCTCACTTTTTCTGCTTCATGTAATCCGATTTTATACTTAGGAGCAACACCTGTGTTTATTGATAGCGATGCTGCAACATGGAACATGTGTCCAAAAGCCCTGAAGAAGGCTTTTGAAGACGCCATAAAACGCCATCAGCTTCCTAAAGCTGTCGTTGTTGTGAACTTATATGGACAAAGTGCAGACATGGATCTGATTTTAGAACTCTGTCAGAAATATAACGTCCCAATTTTAGAAGACGCTGCCGAATCATTAGGATCAACGTATAAAGGACGAATGAGCGGAACGATAGGAGATATTGGAATCTATTCCTTTAATGGAAATAAAATCATCACGACTTCAGGTGGAGGGATGATGGTTTCTAATCATGAAGCGTACACAAAAAAGGCGACGTTTTGGGCGACTCAATCGCGTGAGGCGGAACGTCATTATGAACATAAAGAAATCGGCTACAACTATCGGATGTCAAATGTCGTTGCAGGAATCGGTCGCGGACAGCTAAAAGTTTTAAATGAACGAATTGTAAAGAAGAAAGAAATTTATGAAACATACAAAGAAGCTTTCAGAGATATTGAAGATATAGAAATGATGAATATTTGTGACTTTGGGGAGTCGAACTATTGGTTATCGGTCATGACCCTCAAAGAAACATCTCAGGTGAAACCAATGGACATCATGTTAGCGTTAGAAAAGGAAAACATTGAATCGCGCCCGGTATGGAAACCGATGCACATGCAGCCGGTCTTCAAACAGTATCCATTTTTTACAGCAACGGATGACCAACCGGTATCAGAAGACTATTTTAAACGAGGAATCTGCTTACCGTCAGATACGAAAATGACAGCGGAACAACAACAGCACGTCATTGATATTATTAAAGGATTATTTAAATAA